One part of the Streptomyces sp. AM 2-1-1 genome encodes these proteins:
- a CDS encoding helix-turn-helix transcriptional regulator encodes MTSTSAQSEGAELGRYLRARRTQTSPEHVGLTVGAGIRRTPGLRREELATLAGISIDYYVRLERGKETRPSPAVLDSLARALHMDDQEHQHLRELAARAARYVSEPPPAPSRTVRPHLKLLLESLRPNPAYVISRSMDMLAWNPGGLALYAGLEDWPAKHRNLARYLFLHPAARNLFPDWDRQITACVARLRAVAGTAPDAPDLTNLVGELLLKSPDFARLWERYEVTGRKPAQKTFQHPGVGTLTLTSQSMQLEGTPGQRIGVYTAEPGTPGHDALLLLDMTAPAVAPHREAPHTSI; translated from the coding sequence ATGACTTCGACGAGCGCACAGAGCGAGGGCGCCGAGCTGGGTCGTTACCTGCGCGCCCGCCGCACCCAGACCAGCCCCGAGCACGTCGGCCTCACCGTCGGCGCCGGCATCCGCCGCACCCCGGGCCTGCGCCGTGAGGAGCTGGCCACCCTCGCCGGGATCAGCATCGACTACTACGTGCGCCTGGAACGCGGCAAGGAGACCCGCCCCAGCCCCGCCGTCCTCGACTCCCTCGCCCGCGCCCTGCACATGGACGACCAGGAGCACCAGCACCTGCGTGAGCTCGCGGCGCGTGCCGCCCGCTATGTCTCCGAGCCGCCGCCGGCACCGAGCCGCACCGTACGCCCCCACCTGAAACTGCTGCTGGAGTCGCTGCGCCCGAACCCCGCGTACGTCATCAGCCGCAGCATGGACATGCTCGCCTGGAACCCCGGCGGCCTCGCCCTGTACGCGGGTCTGGAGGACTGGCCGGCCAAGCACCGCAACCTGGCCCGCTACCTCTTCCTCCACCCGGCCGCACGGAACCTGTTCCCGGACTGGGACCGGCAGATCACCGCCTGCGTCGCCCGGCTGCGCGCCGTCGCAGGCACCGCTCCCGACGCCCCGGACCTGACCAACCTCGTCGGCGAGCTCCTCCTCAAGAGCCCCGACTTCGCCCGGCTGTGGGAACGCTACGAGGTCACCGGCCGAAAGCCTGCACAAAAGACTTTCCAGCACCCCGGCGTCGGCACCCTCACGCTCACCTCGCAGTCCATGCAGCTGGAAGGCACCCCCGGACAGCGCATCGGCGTCTACACCGCTGAACCCGGCACACCCGGCCACGACGCCCTGCTCCTGCTCGACATGACCGCGCCCGCAGTCGCGCCCCACCGGGAAGCCCCGCACACATCGATCTGA